The Faecalibacterium prausnitzii genome includes a window with the following:
- a CDS encoding aldose 1-epimerase family protein → MQATIHNEFLTLTVDTLGAEAVSLKNAAGEELLWQADPAVWKRHAPILFPWTGKLPGGTFTHGGKTYKGGQHGFARDLEHTLLRAEGDTIELELRSDDAIKAERFPFDFVLTSTFRLEGKTVHHTLTVVNPETAAEELRFGIGYHPAFRIPFDASHTTTDYEFRFDQPESPMILDAYPNGLLTGRCGYRWKNVSAIPLTDDLFANDSFCMAGLRTRTLGIYEKDTGRHIVCNVEGYPYSLIWSAPAKPVRFVCIEPWQSLPGAECDPQAWTERAAAACLAPGQHWATTLSTTFER, encoded by the coding sequence ATGCAGGCAACCATCCACAACGAATTTCTGACTCTGACCGTGGACACCCTTGGCGCGGAGGCCGTCAGCCTGAAGAACGCAGCGGGCGAAGAGCTGCTCTGGCAGGCCGACCCGGCGGTCTGGAAGCGTCATGCGCCCATCCTCTTCCCCTGGACGGGCAAACTGCCCGGCGGCACCTTCACCCATGGCGGCAAGACCTACAAGGGCGGCCAGCACGGCTTTGCACGGGATCTGGAGCACACCCTGCTCCGCGCCGAGGGTGACACCATTGAGCTGGAACTGCGCTCGGACGATGCGATCAAGGCCGAGCGCTTCCCCTTCGATTTTGTCCTCACCAGCACCTTCCGGCTGGAGGGGAAGACCGTCCACCACACCCTGACGGTCGTGAACCCCGAAACCGCCGCAGAGGAGCTGCGCTTCGGCATCGGCTACCACCCGGCCTTCCGCATCCCCTTTGATGCCAGCCACACCACCACCGATTACGAGTTCCGCTTCGACCAGCCCGAAAGCCCGATGATCCTGGACGCTTACCCCAACGGCCTGCTGACCGGCAGGTGCGGCTACCGGTGGAAGAACGTCTCCGCCATCCCGCTCACGGACGACCTCTTCGCCAACGACAGCTTCTGCATGGCGGGCCTGCGCACCAGGACGCTGGGCATCTACGAAAAGGACACCGGCCGCCACATCGTCTGCAACGTCGAGGGCTACCCGTATTCTCTCATCTGGTCGGCCCCGGCAAAGCCGGTCCGCTTCGTCTGCATCGAGCCGTGGCAGTCCCTGCCCGGTGCCGAGTGCGACCCGCAGGCCTGGACCGAACGCGCTGCCGCCGCCTGCCTCGCCCCCGGCCAGCACTGGGCCACGACCCTGAGCACGACGTTCGAGCGCTGA
- a CDS encoding D-2-hydroxyacid dehydrogenase: MKAVILERYVMHEGDLDWSGVKALIPDTTSYVRTAYEEIAPRIGDAEVVFLNKCRMDEAILAQCPNLKFVGIIATGTDNLDLDACRRHGVAVANVPGYSTYSVAQMTFSLLLAIVQCAERYDRAVKDGLWQLDIPAGYGLLPQMELYGKIFGIYGYGSIGRQTARIARAFGMRVLVCTRTVRPEYAADGVEFVPFADLLKESDVLSLHCPATPQTRGLMGAEALAQMKPGAILLNTARGALVDETAVTAALRSGQLGFYGADAFATEPLPADSPLRKEPHALLTPHIAWTTKEALQNLMDITTRNLRTFLDGNGEHIVNR, from the coding sequence ATGAAAGCTGTCATTCTGGAACGCTATGTCATGCACGAGGGCGACCTCGACTGGTCGGGGGTCAAAGCCCTCATCCCGGATACCACCAGCTACGTCCGCACGGCCTACGAGGAGATTGCGCCCCGTATCGGGGATGCCGAGGTCGTCTTCCTCAACAAATGCCGGATGGATGAAGCCATCCTAGCCCAGTGCCCGAACCTGAAGTTCGTGGGCATCATCGCCACCGGCACTGACAATCTGGATCTGGACGCCTGCCGCCGCCATGGCGTGGCCGTGGCGAATGTGCCCGGCTACTCGACCTACAGCGTGGCGCAGATGACCTTCAGCCTGCTGCTGGCCATCGTCCAGTGTGCCGAGCGGTATGACCGCGCCGTCAAGGACGGCCTGTGGCAGCTGGATATCCCGGCAGGCTACGGCCTGCTGCCCCAGATGGAGCTGTACGGCAAGATCTTCGGCATCTACGGCTACGGCAGCATCGGGCGGCAGACAGCCCGCATCGCCAGAGCATTCGGGATGCGGGTGCTCGTCTGCACCCGGACCGTCCGGCCGGAATATGCCGCCGACGGTGTGGAGTTCGTGCCGTTTGCCGACCTGCTGAAGGAGAGCGACGTCCTCAGCCTCCACTGCCCGGCCACGCCCCAGACGCGGGGGCTCATGGGTGCGGAGGCACTGGCGCAGATGAAGCCCGGTGCCATCCTGCTGAACACCGCGCGCGGTGCCCTTGTGGACGAAACAGCGGTCACGGCGGCGCTCCGCAGCGGGCAGCTGGGCTTTTACGGGGCCGACGCCTTTGCCACCGAACCCCTCCCGGCGGACAGCCCGCTCCGGAAGGAGCCCCACGCCCTCCTCACCCCGCACATTGCATGGACGACAAAGGAAGCGCTGCAGAACCTGATGGACATCACCACCCGGAACCTGCGCACCTTCCTGGACGGAAACGGCGAGCACATCGTCAACCGATAA
- a CDS encoding translation factor GTPase family protein, translated as MENPHKQLVVGILAHVDSGKTTLSEAMLYRAGAIRKLGRVDHKDAFLDTDALEKARGITIFSKQALLTAGNTDFTLLDTPGHVDFSTETERTLQVLDYAVLVISGTDGVQSHTETLWRLLRRYHIPTFVFLNKMDLPGPGREALLEQLNHRLGDGFVDFGADASARDEALALCDERLMETVLDKGELTDADILPAIARRHVFPCWFGAALRLEGVDELLAGLDRFTRPAPALEAFGARVFKISQDEQGARLTWLRVTGGELKVKAQLTGEVDGEPWAEKANQLRLYSGARYTLAERIGPGQVCAVTGLTKARPGEGLGAERDGDLPVLEPVLSYQVLLPEGADVHAALGKLHRLEEEEPQLHVVWNETLGEIHVQLMGEIQLEVLRSLLAERYGLEVCFGPGGILYKETITEAIEGVGHYEPLRHYAEVHLKLEPLPRGSGMQFAADCREEVLDKNWQRLVLTHLEEKQHLGVLAGAPLTDVKITLIAGRAHLKHTEGGDFRQATYRAVRQGLMMAAQIHKAQLLEPWYAFRLELPAENVGRAMNDIQQMGGSFDPPQTAPDGQTATLTGTAPASTMRSYPMDVVGYTRGRGHLSLTLDGYRPCHNTDEVLAAIGYEPEHDLDNPADSVFCSHGAGFVVPWEQVRSHMHVDSGWGKTARPAEEAATRPRRMAAYRATLEEDAELLKIFEQTYGPIKRDPLAAFRPTRKTERPDFDAEQWEIAPEYLLVDGYNIIFAWDELNELSKQSLDAARKKLMDILCNYQGFKKCVLILVFDAYRVPGSPGVIEQYHNIHVVYTKEAETADMFIEHVTHEIGKGRRVRVATSDGMEQIIILGHGALRVSARMFHQEVQEVEKEIRNYLQGEV; from the coding sequence ATGGAAAACCCGCACAAGCAGCTGGTGGTGGGCATCCTCGCCCATGTGGACTCCGGCAAGACCACCCTTTCCGAAGCCATGCTCTACCGCGCCGGTGCCATCCGGAAGCTGGGCCGCGTGGACCACAAGGACGCCTTTCTCGACACCGACGCGCTGGAAAAGGCGCGCGGCATCACCATCTTTTCCAAGCAGGCCCTGCTGACGGCAGGAAACACCGACTTCACCCTGCTGGATACCCCCGGCCATGTGGACTTTTCCACCGAGACCGAGCGCACCCTGCAGGTACTCGATTATGCGGTGCTGGTCATCAGCGGCACCGACGGCGTCCAGAGCCACACCGAAACGCTCTGGCGTCTGCTGCGGCGGTATCACATCCCGACCTTCGTTTTCCTCAATAAGATGGACCTGCCCGGCCCCGGCCGGGAGGCGCTGCTGGAACAGCTCAACCATCGGCTGGGGGACGGCTTTGTGGATTTCGGGGCCGATGCGTCCGCCCGCGACGAAGCGCTGGCCCTCTGCGACGAGCGGCTGATGGAAACCGTCCTCGACAAAGGGGAACTGACCGATGCCGACATTCTCCCGGCCATCGCCCGGCGGCATGTCTTCCCGTGCTGGTTCGGCGCAGCGCTCAGGCTGGAGGGTGTGGACGAACTTCTGGCCGGGCTGGACCGCTTCACTCGCCCGGCTCCCGCGCTGGAGGCTTTCGGCGCACGGGTGTTCAAGATCTCGCAGGATGAGCAGGGGGCCCGGCTGACCTGGCTGCGCGTGACCGGCGGCGAACTGAAGGTCAAGGCCCAGCTCACCGGCGAAGTGGACGGGGAGCCCTGGGCCGAAAAGGCCAACCAGCTCCGCCTTTATTCCGGTGCCAGGTATACGCTGGCCGAGCGCATCGGGCCGGGGCAGGTCTGCGCCGTCACCGGACTGACCAAAGCCCGCCCCGGCGAGGGGCTGGGCGCAGAGCGGGACGGCGACCTGCCGGTCCTGGAGCCGGTGCTGAGCTATCAGGTGCTTCTGCCGGAGGGGGCTGACGTCCACGCAGCTCTCGGCAAGCTCCACCGGCTGGAAGAAGAGGAACCCCAGCTCCACGTCGTCTGGAACGAGACGCTGGGCGAGATCCACGTCCAGCTCATGGGCGAGATCCAGCTGGAGGTGCTCCGGAGCCTGCTGGCAGAGCGCTATGGGCTGGAGGTGTGCTTCGGCCCCGGCGGCATTTTATATAAGGAGACGATCACCGAGGCCATCGAGGGCGTGGGCCACTATGAGCCGCTCCGCCACTATGCCGAAGTCCACCTCAAGCTGGAACCTCTGCCCCGCGGCAGCGGGATGCAGTTTGCGGCCGACTGCCGCGAAGAGGTGCTGGATAAGAACTGGCAGCGTCTGGTGCTGACCCATCTCGAAGAAAAACAGCACCTTGGTGTGCTGGCCGGTGCCCCGCTGACCGATGTGAAGATCACCCTCATCGCGGGCCGCGCCCACCTGAAGCATACCGAGGGCGGCGATTTCCGGCAGGCGACCTACCGCGCGGTGCGGCAGGGCCTGATGATGGCCGCGCAGATCCACAAAGCGCAGCTGCTGGAGCCGTGGTACGCCTTCCGGCTGGAACTTCCGGCCGAGAATGTGGGCCGTGCGATGAACGACATCCAGCAGATGGGCGGCAGCTTCGACCCGCCCCAGACGGCTCCGGATGGCCAGACGGCCACCCTGACCGGCACAGCCCCGGCCTCCACGATGCGCAGCTACCCGATGGACGTAGTGGGCTACACGCGGGGCCGGGGGCACCTGAGTCTGACGCTGGATGGCTACCGTCCCTGCCACAACACCGACGAGGTGCTGGCAGCCATCGGCTACGAGCCGGAACACGACCTCGACAACCCGGCGGATTCGGTCTTCTGCTCCCATGGGGCCGGGTTCGTGGTGCCCTGGGAACAGGTACGCAGCCACATGCACGTGGACAGCGGCTGGGGCAAGACCGCCCGCCCGGCGGAAGAGGCGGCCACCCGGCCCCGCCGGATGGCCGCCTACCGCGCCACGCTGGAAGAGGACGCCGAGCTGCTGAAGATCTTTGAGCAGACCTATGGCCCCATCAAGCGGGACCCGCTGGCCGCATTCCGCCCGACCCGGAAGACCGAGCGCCCGGATTTTGACGCCGAGCAGTGGGAGATCGCGCCCGAATACCTGCTGGTGGATGGCTACAACATCATCTTTGCGTGGGATGAGCTGAACGAGCTCTCCAAACAGAGCCTTGATGCCGCCCGCAAGAAGCTGATGGACATCCTGTGCAACTATCAGGGGTTCAAAAAGTGTGTGCTCATCCTCGTGTTCGATGCCTACCGTGTGCCGGGCAGCCCCGGCGTCATCGAGCAATATCACAACATCCACGTCGTCTACACCAAGGAGGCCGAGACGGCGGATATGTTCATCGAGCATGTTACCCACGAGATCGGCAAGGGGCGGCGGGTCCGCGTGGCCACCTCCGACGGCATGGAACAGATCATCATTCTGGGCCACGGTGCCCTTCGCGTCTCGGCCCGCATGTTCCATCAGGAAGTGCAGGAGGTCGAGAAGGAGATCCGGAACTATTTGCAGGGAGAGGTGTAA
- a CDS encoding NAD-dependent protein deacylase, whose amino-acid sequence MVPALEKIIQESDSIVFFGGAGVSTESGIPDFRSVDGLYHQKYDYPPETILSHTFWEQNPEEFYRFYRDKLIVKGARPNAAHLRLAKLEREGRLKAVVTQNIDGLHQAAGSKTVYELHGSTLRNYCTGCGKFYDIDFIANSTGVPRCPDCGGIVKPDVVLYEEGLDDEVVSGAVQAIRRADTLIVGGTSLVVYPAAGLLRYFRGRHLVVINMQPTPADESADLCIAQPIGQVLREDVELEEKR is encoded by the coding sequence ATGGTTCCTGCGCTGGAGAAAATCATCCAGGAGAGCGACAGCATCGTCTTCTTCGGCGGTGCGGGCGTCTCCACGGAGAGCGGCATCCCGGACTTCCGGAGCGTGGACGGGCTGTATCATCAGAAATACGATTACCCGCCCGAAACCATCCTGAGCCACACCTTCTGGGAACAAAATCCAGAGGAATTTTACCGTTTTTACCGCGATAAGCTCATCGTGAAAGGGGCAAGGCCCAATGCCGCCCATCTGCGGCTGGCCAAACTCGAACGCGAGGGCAGGCTGAAAGCGGTCGTCACCCAGAACATCGACGGCCTGCACCAGGCGGCAGGGTCCAAGACCGTCTATGAGCTGCACGGCAGCACCCTGCGCAACTACTGCACCGGATGCGGCAAGTTCTACGACATCGACTTCATCGCCAACAGCACCGGTGTGCCCCGCTGCCCGGACTGCGGCGGCATCGTCAAGCCGGACGTGGTGCTATACGAAGAAGGGCTGGACGACGAGGTCGTCTCCGGGGCCGTGCAGGCCATCCGCCGGGCCGATACCCTCATCGTGGGCGGCACCAGTCTGGTGGTCTACCCGGCGGCGGGGCTGCTGCGGTATTTCCGGGGCCGGCATCTCGTCGTCATCAACATGCAGCCCACCCCGGCGGACGAAAGCGCAGACCTGTGCATCGCCCAGCCCATCGGGCAGGTGCTCCGCGAGGACGTGGAATTGGAGGAGAAGCGATGA
- a CDS encoding oxaloacetate decarboxylase has protein sequence MLHLSSWMTTLPIMVIGMVGIILVIGVLVLAVMLLNRLTGRK, from the coding sequence ATGCTTCATCTTTCTTCGTGGATGACCACTCTGCCCATCATGGTGATCGGAATGGTCGGCATCATCCTCGTCATCGGTGTGCTGGTCCTGGCGGTGATGCTGCTGAACCGGCTGACGGGCCGGAAATAA
- a CDS encoding NAD(P)H-hydrate dehydratase, protein MKTDAAYVWTCLRPRPRDSHKGTFGAVLAVAGSASYRGAAALAVEGALRTGAGIVTLASVEPVLAAVSARLPECCLCPCEAGAECGIAPESIPCIQRQKATVLLLGPGLGYTAQSMARAAETRTLVQTLLPGFAGSAVLDADGLNAAADLLQAGKMLHPKGELILTPHPGEMARLTGLSAAAIHADREGTALRFARAWNAVVVLKGAQTVIAAPDGRCAVNPTGNPGLSRGGSGDVLAGMTSALLACGLPAFEAAVCAVYLHGAAADRAAAVHGEAGMLPHDLFAALGTLFAENGR, encoded by the coding sequence ATGAAAACAGACGCCGCGTATGTTTGGACGTGTCTTCGCCCCCGCCCGCGGGACAGCCACAAAGGTACCTTCGGGGCCGTGCTGGCCGTGGCAGGCAGCGCCAGCTACCGGGGTGCGGCAGCGCTGGCGGTGGAAGGCGCTCTGCGCACCGGTGCGGGCATCGTCACGCTGGCCAGCGTGGAACCGGTGCTGGCGGCGGTGTCTGCCCGCCTGCCGGAGTGCTGCCTCTGCCCCTGCGAGGCCGGGGCCGAATGCGGCATCGCGCCGGAGAGCATCCCCTGCATCCAGCGCCAGAAGGCGACCGTCCTTCTGCTGGGGCCGGGGCTGGGCTACACGGCCCAGAGCATGGCCCGCGCCGCCGAGACCCGGACACTGGTACAAACGCTCCTGCCCGGCTTTGCGGGCAGTGCCGTGCTGGACGCCGACGGCCTGAACGCCGCCGCCGACCTGTTGCAAGCTGGAAAAATGCTTCATCCGAAGGGTGAACTGATTTTAACACCCCACCCCGGCGAGATGGCCCGGCTGACCGGGCTGTCCGCTGCGGCCATCCACGCCGACCGGGAGGGCACCGCCCTGCGGTTTGCCAGAGCGTGGAACGCCGTGGTCGTGCTCAAGGGGGCGCAGACGGTCATCGCGGCCCCGGATGGCCGGTGCGCGGTGAACCCCACCGGCAACCCCGGCCTGTCACGCGGGGGCAGCGGCGATGTGCTGGCCGGTATGACCAGCGCTCTGCTGGCCTGCGGGCTGCCTGCCTTTGAGGCTGCCGTCTGCGCGGTCTACCTCCACGGGGCCGCTGCCGACCGCGCCGCCGCCGTGCACGGCGAAGCCGGGATGCTCCCGCACGACCTCTTTGCGGCCCTCGGCACCCTGTTTGCCGAGAACGGCCGCTGA
- a CDS encoding LL-diaminopimelate aminotransferase, with product MKMNHHYGELKASYLFVDIAHKVAAYQEAHPEKEIIRLGIGDVTQPLAKCVVTAMQDAAAEMGTKEGFHGYGPEQGYPFLKQAIQGYYAGRGTRLDEDEIFISDGAKSDLANVLGLFDVDNTVLVPDPVYPTYVDDNVTDGRRIIYGRTSQENGFLGMPDENVKADIIYICSPNNPTGAAYTREQLKEWVAYARKNSAVILYDAAYECFITDEHLARSIFEIEGARECAIEICSFSKIAGFTGTRCGYTIVPKELEREGMNLNKLWLRRQTTKFNGVPYVVQRAAAAVFTESGMAEIQQNLDYYRQNAKVIADALDACGVWYCGGKNSPYIWLRCPGNMKSWEFFDWLLENCGVVGTPGVGFGACGEGYFRLTAFGDAEKTRTAAERIQTAIQAL from the coding sequence ATGAAAATGAATCATCATTACGGTGAGCTGAAGGCAAGCTATCTGTTCGTGGACATCGCCCACAAGGTCGCCGCCTATCAGGAAGCACACCCCGAAAAAGAGATCATCCGCCTGGGCATCGGCGATGTGACCCAGCCTCTGGCCAAGTGCGTCGTCACCGCCATGCAGGACGCCGCCGCTGAGATGGGCACCAAAGAAGGCTTCCACGGCTACGGCCCGGAGCAGGGCTACCCCTTCCTGAAGCAGGCCATCCAGGGCTATTATGCCGGCCGCGGCACCCGGCTGGACGAGGATGAGATCTTCATCTCCGACGGTGCCAAGAGCGACCTGGCCAACGTGCTGGGCCTGTTCGATGTGGACAACACCGTTCTGGTTCCGGACCCCGTCTACCCCACCTACGTGGACGACAACGTGACCGACGGCCGCAGGATCATCTACGGCCGCACCAGCCAGGAGAACGGTTTCCTGGGGATGCCCGATGAGAACGTGAAGGCAGACATCATCTATATTTGCAGCCCCAACAACCCCACCGGTGCCGCTTACACCCGCGAGCAGCTCAAGGAGTGGGTGGCCTATGCCCGCAAGAACAGCGCCGTCATCCTCTACGATGCCGCCTACGAGTGCTTCATCACCGACGAGCACCTGGCCCGCAGCATCTTCGAGATCGAGGGTGCCCGCGAATGCGCCATCGAGATCTGCTCCTTCTCCAAAATCGCAGGCTTCACCGGCACCCGCTGCGGCTACACCATCGTGCCCAAGGAGCTGGAGCGCGAGGGCATGAACCTGAACAAGCTCTGGCTGCGCCGCCAGACCACCAAGTTCAACGGTGTGCCCTACGTCGTGCAGCGCGCCGCTGCCGCCGTCTTTACCGAGAGCGGTATGGCCGAGATCCAGCAGAACCTCGACTACTACCGCCAGAACGCCAAGGTCATCGCCGATGCGCTGGACGCATGCGGCGTGTGGTACTGCGGCGGCAAGAACAGCCCCTACATCTGGCTGCGCTGCCCCGGCAATATGAAGAGCTGGGAGTTCTTCGACTGGCTGCTGGAGAACTGCGGCGTCGTCGGCACCCCCGGCGTTGGCTTCGGTGCATGCGGCGAGGGCTATTTCCGCCTGACCGCCTTCGGCGATGCGGAGAAGACCCGGACCGCCGCTGAGCGCATCCAGACCGCCATCCAGGCCCTGTAA
- a CDS encoding ABC transporter substrate-binding protein: protein MSINFESHKLDRRSFLKGAGMVGAAGLLAACGGKSDNGSSATSTSGAAAPNTTGATPLKEFISFESGNRELESWNILYTQRAEDANVITNLWDGLLSFDCYGKVVPAIASSWEHNDDSTVWTFHLRDDVDWVDANGEVKDHLTSKDFLVGFEWVMNAYKNEANNTSMPNDTVVGAADYYEQTKAAGDAAADMTYEDMLAAGVGIEAPDDYTLVFTCKDPCPYFDTVAAYNSFYPVAPALLDELGIEGFRGCDNTTMWYNGPYVVEEYIQGNTKSYIPNPSYYDAANVSRFERLTITMISDGSISLQLYENRELDEVDLGESSIATIQADPSNVFNQQLCEKRPKKFSYCFIFNYDKRKADGTADENWNKAIANKAFRQCFSKGLELSKFYARYNPINPLKCENDFFTMSGLCYTTDGTDYTSLVAKELGLDGEKYDGKTMKRLRANNGDITDLKKQAMDELSAIGVTFPVHCSYYILAGSTTALDSATVLKQCFTDSFGDDFIVLDIETFVSSTMKEVVAPKLQSFVHMGWGADFGDPINFLAQIIVHDDNAYYSCNMTNIEGIAENGAADYQKDLVAAYEQFTDLVNEGRVIVNDTDARYAAFAKAEAYFLEENLIFPTVYDVTWCLTHANEYSKINAMYGPCNYKAVNWETSEEAYTTEQYEEFAAAFDAATQA, encoded by the coding sequence ATGAGTATCAATTTTGAGTCTCACAAGCTCGACCGCCGCAGCTTCCTCAAGGGCGCAGGCATGGTCGGCGCAGCTGGGCTGCTGGCCGCCTGCGGCGGCAAGTCCGACAACGGCAGCAGCGCTACTTCCACCAGCGGTGCCGCAGCCCCCAACACCACCGGCGCCACCCCGCTGAAGGAGTTCATCTCCTTTGAGAGCGGCAACCGGGAGCTGGAAAGCTGGAATATACTGTACACCCAGAGGGCTGAGGACGCCAACGTCATCACCAACCTGTGGGACGGCCTGCTGAGCTTCGACTGCTACGGCAAGGTCGTGCCCGCCATCGCTTCCAGCTGGGAGCACAACGACGATTCCACCGTCTGGACCTTCCACCTGCGCGATGACGTCGATTGGGTCGATGCCAACGGCGAGGTGAAGGATCACCTGACCAGCAAGGATTTCCTGGTCGGCTTCGAGTGGGTCATGAACGCCTACAAGAATGAGGCCAACAACACCTCCATGCCCAACGATACCGTCGTGGGCGCTGCCGATTACTACGAGCAGACCAAGGCAGCCGGCGACGCTGCTGCCGACATGACCTATGAGGACATGCTGGCTGCCGGTGTCGGCATCGAGGCTCCCGATGACTACACGCTGGTCTTCACCTGCAAGGACCCCTGCCCGTACTTCGACACCGTGGCGGCTTACAACAGCTTCTACCCCGTCGCTCCCGCCCTGCTCGACGAGCTGGGCATCGAGGGCTTCCGCGGCTGCGACAACACTACCATGTGGTACAATGGCCCGTACGTCGTCGAGGAGTATATCCAGGGCAACACCAAGAGCTATATCCCCAACCCCAGCTACTACGATGCAGCCAACGTCAGCCGCTTTGAGCGCCTGACCATCACCATGATCTCCGATGGCTCCATCAGCCTGCAGCTGTACGAGAACCGTGAGCTGGACGAGGTCGATCTGGGCGAGAGCAGCATCGCCACCATCCAGGCCGATCCTTCCAACGTGTTCAACCAGCAGCTGTGCGAGAAGCGCCCCAAGAAGTTCAGCTACTGCTTCATCTTCAACTACGACAAGCGCAAGGCCGACGGCACCGCCGATGAGAACTGGAACAAGGCCATCGCCAACAAGGCATTCCGCCAGTGCTTCTCCAAGGGTCTGGAGCTGTCCAAGTTCTACGCTCGCTACAACCCCATCAACCCGCTGAAGTGCGAGAACGACTTCTTTACCATGAGCGGCCTGTGCTACACCACCGACGGCACCGATTACACCAGCCTGGTCGCTAAGGAGCTGGGTCTGGATGGCGAGAAGTATGATGGCAAGACCATGAAGCGTCTGCGCGCCAACAACGGCGACATCACCGACCTGAAAAAGCAGGCCATGGACGAGCTGAGTGCCATCGGCGTCACCTTCCCGGTGCACTGCTCTTACTATATCCTGGCCGGTTCCACCACCGCTCTGGACAGCGCGACCGTCCTGAAGCAGTGCTTCACCGACAGCTTCGGCGATGACTTCATCGTGCTGGACATCGAGACCTTCGTCTCCTCCACCATGAAGGAGGTCGTGGCACCCAAGCTGCAGAGCTTCGTCCACATGGGCTGGGGCGCTGACTTCGGCGATCCCATCAACTTCCTGGCCCAGATCATCGTCCACGACGACAACGCTTACTACAGCTGCAACATGACCAACATCGAGGGCATCGCCGAGAACGGTGCCGCCGATTACCAGAAGGATCTGGTGGCTGCCTACGAGCAGTTCACCGACCTGGTCAACGAGGGCCGCGTCATCGTCAACGACACCGATGCACGCTACGCTGCCTTCGCAAAGGCTGAGGCCTACTTCCTGGAGGAGAATCTGATCTTCCCCACCGTCTACGATGTGACCTGGTGCCTGACCCACGCCAACGAGTACAGCAAGATCAACGCCATGTACGGCCCCTGCAACTACAAGGCGGTCAACTGGGAGACCAGCGAAGAGGCTTACACCACCGAGCAGTACGAGGAGTTCGCCGCTGCTTTCGATGCAGCCACCCAGGCCTGA
- a CDS encoding sodium ion-translocating decarboxylase subunit beta, which yields MNFLNTFAGLFSNFGNLTWQMVVMWGIGALLIYLAIAKKMEPSLLLPMGFGAILVNLPLSGAITQGETVGPISALFEAGMSNELFPLLLFIGIGAMIDFGPLLEKPWLMLFGAAAQFGIFFTLFLAGFFFDLKDAASIAVIGAADGPTAIFVANTLNSQYLGAIMVAAYSYMALVPIVQPPVIRLLTTRKERRIRMSYEKGSVSQLTKILFPIVVTIIAGMVAPASVALVGFLMFGNLLRECGVLNVLSETAQNVLANLITIVLGLTVAGQMTADKFVRPDTLLILALGLVAFVFDTAGGVLFAKLLNLFLPEGKKLNPMIGAAGISAFPMSGRVVNKMGLEEDNQNFLLMYSISVNVSGQIASVIAGGLILTLMA from the coding sequence ATGAACTTTCTGAACACGTTCGCCGGGCTCTTTTCCAATTTCGGGAATCTGACCTGGCAGATGGTGGTGATGTGGGGCATCGGTGCGCTGCTCATCTACCTTGCCATCGCAAAAAAGATGGAGCCGAGCCTGCTGCTGCCCATGGGCTTTGGTGCCATTCTGGTCAACCTGCCCCTGTCGGGTGCCATCACCCAGGGAGAGACCGTCGGCCCCATTTCGGCCCTGTTTGAGGCGGGCATGTCCAACGAGCTGTTCCCGCTGCTGCTCTTCATCGGCATCGGCGCCATGATCGACTTTGGCCCCCTGCTGGAAAAGCCGTGGCTTATGCTCTTTGGTGCGGCAGCACAGTTCGGCATCTTTTTCACGCTGTTCCTGGCGGGCTTCTTCTTTGACCTGAAGGATGCCGCGTCCATCGCCGTGATCGGTGCAGCCGACGGCCCCACCGCCATTTTCGTGGCCAACACCCTCAACTCCCAGTACCTCGGTGCCATCATGGTGGCTGCCTACAGCTACATGGCGCTGGTGCCCATCGTGCAGCCGCCGGTCATCAGGCTGCTGACCACCCGGAAGGAGCGCCGCATTCGGATGTCCTACGAGAAGGGCAGCGTCTCCCAGCTGACCAAGATCCTGTTCCCGATCGTTGTGACCATCATCGCGGGCATGGTGGCCCCGGCCAGTGTGGCGCTGGTGGGCTTCCTGATGTTCGGCAACCTGCTGCGGGAGTGCGGCGTGCTGAATGTGCTGAGTGAAACGGCGCAGAATGTGCTGGCGAACCTCATCACCATCGTGCTGGGCCTGACCGTAGCCGGGCAGATGACCGCAGACAAGTTCGTCCGGCCCGACACCCTGCTGATCCTCGCACTGGGTCTGGTGGCCTTTGTCTTCGATACCGCAGGCGGTGTGCTGTTTGCAAAGCTGCTGAATCTCTTCCTGCCGGAGGGCAAAAAGCTGAACCCGATGATCGGCGCTGCCGGCATCTCGGCCTTCCCCATGAGCGGCCGCGTCGTCAACAAGATGGGCCTGGAAGAGGACAACCAGAATTTCCTGCTGATGTACTCCATCAGCGTCAACGTTTCGGGGCAGATCGCGTCCGTCATTGCAGGCGGCCTGATCCTGACTCTGATGGCTTAA